One genomic region from Epinephelus fuscoguttatus linkage group LG6, E.fuscoguttatus.final_Chr_v1 encodes:
- the paip1 gene encoding polyadenylate-binding protein-interacting protein 1 isoform X2 codes for MNESFDRAPGSGRSRNLPTDPGLADIVGDGDTKTQLFNQREPLRQPRTSPPFAENNMSAANAIAAGGFNEVDSLVKSSKLSASAPEFVPSGVSQYEDPSYYDDNESYYSEPTLAETVTDFLGHLSSSPGSFESDVEQITAMLNSWVTTEELLNELVELIYTQSTAIPNFSYTGARLCNYLSHHLTISPPSGNFRQLLLQRCRIEYEQRDAAVRGELETQKKFHSFVLFLGELYLNLEIKRGKGPPSRADILLNGLKDLMNSLFSNPVDANLICAVKLLKLTGSVLDDAWKESGKPHMDELIQRIETILLDATCSRDVRQMLLKLVELRSSDWGRVRAAAAASNATPDNDPNYFMNEPTFYTEDGTPFTAADPEYAEKYQEIMDRQHYFHDIDGENGNDLYDSEDEMEPEIEEAFENFCLESERKRQQ; via the exons ATGAACGAGAGTTTCGACCGAGCTCCTGGATCGGGGAGAAGCCGAAATCTCCCCACAGACCCCGGGCTAGCTGATATCGTCGGGGACGGGGACACCAAAACCCAGCTTTTCAACCAAAGGGAACCGCTGAGGCAGCCGCGAACATCCCCGCCTTTCGCTGAGAACAACATGAGCGCGGCCAACGCCATTGCTGCTGGAG GTTTTAATGAGGTGGATTCCTTGGTCAAGTCATCAAAGCTTTCAGCCAGTGCCCCAGAGTTTGTCCCCTCGGGAGTCAGCCAGTATGAA gaCCCCTCTTATTATGATGACAATGAAAGCTACTACAGTGAACCAACCTTGGCTGAAACGGTCACAGACTTCCTCGGCCACCTGAGCTCCTCACCAGGGTCCTTCGAGTCAGATGTTGAACAGATAACTGCCATGCTCAATTCCTGGGTTACTACTGAAGAGTTGTTGAATGAACTGGTGGAACTGATCTACACACAG TCGACAGCCATTCCAAACTTCTCTTACACGGGCGCCAGGCTCTGTAACTACCTGTCCCATCACCTCACTATCAGCCCACCAAGTGGCAACTTTCGACAGCTCCTCCTGCAAAG ATGTCGAATAGAGTATGAACAGAGGGATGCAGCTGTTCGCGGAGAACTGGAAACCCAGAAGAAATTCCACTCCTTTGTGCTCTTTCTGGGAGAGCTATACCTTAACCTGGAG ATTAAGAGAGGGAAAGGACCTCCAAGTCGAGCAGATATCCTCCTCAATGGTCTGAAGGACCTGATGAACAGCCTGTTCTCCAATCCTGTGGATGCAAATCTCATCTGCGCTGTGAAACTGCTTAAG CTGACAGGCTCTGTCCTGGATGACGCGTGGAAAGAAAGTGGGAAACCACACATGGATGAACTGATCCAAAGAATAGAGACTATTCTACTGGATGCCACCTGCAGCAG AGATGTCAGACAGATGCTTCTAAAACTAGTGGAGTTGAGATCAAGTGACTGGGGCAGAGTCCGTGCTGCCGCAGCAGCCAGCAACGCCACACCAGACAATGACCCTAACTACTTTATG AATGAACCTACATTCTACACAGAAGACGGCACTCCTTTCACAGCAGCAGATCCAG AATATGCTGAAAAATACCAGGAGATCATGGACAGGCAGCATTATTTCCATGACATTGATGGAGAAAATGGAAATGACCT ATACGACTCTGAAGACGAGATGGAGCCTGAGATAGAAGAAGCTTTTGAGAATTTTTGTTTAGAATCAGAGAGGAAACGACAACAATGA
- the paip1 gene encoding polyadenylate-binding protein-interacting protein 1 isoform X1, producing the protein MNESFDRAPGSGRSRNLPTDPGLADIVGDGDTKTQLFNQREPLRQPRTSPPFAENNMSAANAIAAGDFKRQNKPQQSANANSMSASIGFNEVDSLVKSSKLSASAPEFVPSGVSQYEDPSYYDDNESYYSEPTLAETVTDFLGHLSSSPGSFESDVEQITAMLNSWVTTEELLNELVELIYTQSTAIPNFSYTGARLCNYLSHHLTISPPSGNFRQLLLQRCRIEYEQRDAAVRGELETQKKFHSFVLFLGELYLNLEIKRGKGPPSRADILLNGLKDLMNSLFSNPVDANLICAVKLLKLTGSVLDDAWKESGKPHMDELIQRIETILLDATCSRDVRQMLLKLVELRSSDWGRVRAAAAASNATPDNDPNYFMNEPTFYTEDGTPFTAADPEYAEKYQEIMDRQHYFHDIDGENGNDLYDSEDEMEPEIEEAFENFCLESERKRQQ; encoded by the exons ATGAACGAGAGTTTCGACCGAGCTCCTGGATCGGGGAGAAGCCGAAATCTCCCCACAGACCCCGGGCTAGCTGATATCGTCGGGGACGGGGACACCAAAACCCAGCTTTTCAACCAAAGGGAACCGCTGAGGCAGCCGCGAACATCCCCGCCTTTCGCTGAGAACAACATGAGCGCGGCCAACGCCATTGCTGCTGGAG ACTTTAAAAGACAGAACAAACCCCAACAAAGTGCGAATGCCAACAGTATGTCTGCCTCCATAGGTTTTAATGAGGTGGATTCCTTGGTCAAGTCATCAAAGCTTTCAGCCAGTGCCCCAGAGTTTGTCCCCTCGGGAGTCAGCCAGTATGAA gaCCCCTCTTATTATGATGACAATGAAAGCTACTACAGTGAACCAACCTTGGCTGAAACGGTCACAGACTTCCTCGGCCACCTGAGCTCCTCACCAGGGTCCTTCGAGTCAGATGTTGAACAGATAACTGCCATGCTCAATTCCTGGGTTACTACTGAAGAGTTGTTGAATGAACTGGTGGAACTGATCTACACACAG TCGACAGCCATTCCAAACTTCTCTTACACGGGCGCCAGGCTCTGTAACTACCTGTCCCATCACCTCACTATCAGCCCACCAAGTGGCAACTTTCGACAGCTCCTCCTGCAAAG ATGTCGAATAGAGTATGAACAGAGGGATGCAGCTGTTCGCGGAGAACTGGAAACCCAGAAGAAATTCCACTCCTTTGTGCTCTTTCTGGGAGAGCTATACCTTAACCTGGAG ATTAAGAGAGGGAAAGGACCTCCAAGTCGAGCAGATATCCTCCTCAATGGTCTGAAGGACCTGATGAACAGCCTGTTCTCCAATCCTGTGGATGCAAATCTCATCTGCGCTGTGAAACTGCTTAAG CTGACAGGCTCTGTCCTGGATGACGCGTGGAAAGAAAGTGGGAAACCACACATGGATGAACTGATCCAAAGAATAGAGACTATTCTACTGGATGCCACCTGCAGCAG AGATGTCAGACAGATGCTTCTAAAACTAGTGGAGTTGAGATCAAGTGACTGGGGCAGAGTCCGTGCTGCCGCAGCAGCCAGCAACGCCACACCAGACAATGACCCTAACTACTTTATG AATGAACCTACATTCTACACAGAAGACGGCACTCCTTTCACAGCAGCAGATCCAG AATATGCTGAAAAATACCAGGAGATCATGGACAGGCAGCATTATTTCCATGACATTGATGGAGAAAATGGAAATGACCT ATACGACTCTGAAGACGAGATGGAGCCTGAGATAGAAGAAGCTTTTGAGAATTTTTGTTTAGAATCAGAGAGGAAACGACAACAATGA